From Laspinema palackyanum D2c, one genomic window encodes:
- the ntcA gene encoding global nitrogen regulator NtcA, which translates to MTQDRPLAAVFRQMGSGSFPPVVENYERGKTIFFPGDPAERVYFLLKGAVKLSRVYEAGEEITVALLRENSVFGVLSLITGHRSDRFYHAVAFTPVELLSVPIDQVEKALKEDPELSMLMLRGLSSRILQTEMMIETLAHRDMGSRLVSFLLILCRDFGVPTAEGITIDLKLSHQAIAEAIGSTRVTVTRLLGDLRCEQMISIHKKKITVHNPVALSQQFT; encoded by the coding sequence ATGACCCAAGATAGACCGCTAGCCGCAGTATTCCGTCAGATGGGAAGTGGATCGTTTCCCCCAGTGGTGGAGAATTACGAGCGAGGAAAGACCATCTTTTTCCCTGGGGATCCCGCTGAACGGGTTTATTTTTTACTCAAAGGTGCCGTTAAGCTGTCCCGAGTCTATGAAGCGGGAGAAGAAATTACCGTGGCCCTGCTGCGGGAAAATAGTGTATTTGGGGTACTCTCCCTGATTACGGGCCATCGTTCGGACCGCTTTTATCATGCCGTTGCCTTTACCCCAGTCGAGTTGCTTTCGGTCCCGATCGACCAGGTGGAAAAGGCTCTCAAGGAAGATCCTGAGTTGTCAATGTTGATGTTGCGCGGCCTATCTTCCCGGATTTTACAAACGGAAATGATGATTGAAACCTTGGCCCACCGGGATATGGGATCGCGGTTGGTGAGTTTTCTGCTGATTCTGTGTCGGGATTTTGGGGTGCCGACTGCGGAGGGGATTACGATTGATTTAAAGTTGTCCCATCAGGCGATCGCCGAAGCCATTGGCTCAACTCGCGTCACAGTCACCCGTTTACTCGGGGATCTGCGCTGTGAACAGATGATCTCGATTCATAAAAAGAAAATCACCGTTCATAACCCGGTGGCGTTGAGTCAGCAATTTACTTGA